A region of Helicoverpa zea isolate HzStark_Cry1AcR chromosome 16, ilHelZeax1.1, whole genome shotgun sequence DNA encodes the following proteins:
- the LOC124637791 gene encoding uncharacterized protein LOC124637791 has product MVTVLNFVEVLVMDFTSEEKLYSINKIEFFEEWLKHEKDKRCDRLFEFISTKFNFSVITEECEREIKMKLASISSKIATRWVSSGKSKERFLNKNKLWLEGQEIEFCVRSTLPQPSTSTAELSRPGRPRKDFEDASFKTKKRRVEDLVQSRSVGELMTAAEVAARSTGQKNVARVIKDIGENPASASACLNIQQTSAVQRDRPLSNDEALAYYIDSKSTTHSYKQTRKWTMKVGHHVFPSYECIVKAKKGCYPSEEHIVVTQSRAEIELQAILNKTAERLIEAQREVFTSVLPNISPNSSFTLISKWGCDGSSGHSA; this is encoded by the exons ATGGTGACAGTTCTTAATTTTGTGGAAGTTTTAGTGATGGATTTTACTTCTGAAG aAAAGCTTTACTCTATTAATAAAATAGAGTTTTTCGAAGAGTGGCTTAAACACGAAAAAGACAAAAGATGTGATCGTCTATTTGAGTTTATTTCAACTAAGTTTAATTTTTCTGTTATCACTGAAGAATGCGAAAGGGAAATTAAGATGAAATTAGCCAGCATTTCTTCAAAAATTGCAACGAGATGGGTGTCTTCAGGAAAATCAAAAGAACGTTTCCTTAATAAGAATAAGTTGTGGCTGGAAGGCCAGGAGATAGAATTTTGTGTACGATCGACTCTACCGCAACCTTCTACCTCAACCGCTGAACTTTCTCGGCCCGGAAGGCCTAGAAAAGACTTTGAAGATGCGTCTTTTAAGACCAAAAAACGTAGAGTTGAAGATTTAGTACAATCGCGAAGTGTTGGGGAACTAATGACTGCCGCAGAGGTAGCTGCACGGTCAACTGGACAAAAAAACGTTGCCAGAGTTATTAAAGACATTGGTGAAAATCCAGCTTCCGCAAGTGCGTGCTTGAACATTCAACAAACAAGTGCTGTGCAAAGAGATAGACCGCTAAGTAATGACGAGGCATTAGCGTATTATATTGATTCCAAATCAACAACTCACTCATACAAACAGACTAGGAAATGGACTATGAAAGTCGGGCATCATGTGTTTCCATCATATGAATGCATTGTCAAGGCAAAAAAAGGGTGTTATCCTTCTGAGGAGCACATTGTTGTGACACAATCTCGAGCAGAAATTGAGCTTCAagctattttgaataaaacagCAGAACGCTTAATCGAAGCTCAGAGAGAAGTCTTCACAAGTGTGCTTCCAAATATAAGCCCCAATTCATCGTTTACTCTTATAAGTAAATGGGGGTGTGACGGAAGTTCCGGTCATAGTGCTTAA